Proteins encoded together in one Musa acuminata AAA Group cultivar baxijiao chromosome BXJ3-6, Cavendish_Baxijiao_AAA, whole genome shotgun sequence window:
- the LOC103988263 gene encoding protein RALF-like 22, whose translation MKHELSLLILLPPLLFLVASSSPHLIHGVEFQPTVVAGCNGTIAECHAATTELLMYSEIHRRFLQTTNTITYLVLNADKLPCSAVGKPYTTNCIKPRSPNPPNRGCNPIYGCRRPQSSPVSALH comes from the coding sequence ATGAAGCACGAGCTAAGCCTCCTCATCCTCCTTCCACCTCTTCTCTTCCTCGTTGCGAGCAGCTCGCCGCACCTCATCCACGGCGTCGAGTTCCAGCCGACGGTGGTCGCCGGATGCAACGGGACGATAGCGGAGTGCCATGCGGCGACGACGGAGCTCCTGATGTACTCGGAGATCCACCGGCGGTTCCTCCAGACAACGAACACGATCACGTACCTGGTCTTAAACGCGGATAAGTTGCCTTGCAGTGCCGTCGGCAAGCCGTATACGACGAATTGCATAAAGCCTCGCTCCCCTAATCCTCCGAACAGGGGTTGTAATCCTATTTACGGGTGTCGTCGACCTCAGAGTTCACCTGTCAGTGCGCTCCATTGA
- the LOC135639914 gene encoding small ribosomal subunit protein eS8-like, which yields MGISRDSMHKRRATGGKKKAWRKKRKYELGRQPANTKLSSNKTVRRVRVRGGNVKWRALRLDSGNYSWGSEAVTRKTRILDVVYNASNNELVRTQTLVKSAIVQVDAAPFKQWYLQHYGVEIGRKKKAPTASKKDAMEEGEAAAEEEKKSNHVTRKLEKRQQGRKLDPHIEDQFGAGRLLACISSRPGQCGRSDGYILEGKELEFYTKKLQRKKGKGAAA from the exons ATGG GTATCTCACGGGACTCCATGCATAAGAGGCGCGCCACCGGAGGCAAGAAGAAGGcctggaggaagaagagaaa GTATGAGTTGGGGAGGCAGCCGGCAAACACAAAGCTTTCGAGCAACAAGACGGTGAGGAGGGTCCGAGTCCGAGGGGGCAATGTGAAGTGGAGGGCCCTTCGGTTGGACAGTGGGAATTACTCGTGGGGAAGTGAGGCTGTGACGCGCAAGACCCGTATCCTTGATGTGGTCTATAACGCTTCGAACAACGAACTTGTGAGGACACAGACCCTCGTGAAGAGTGCCATCGTGCAGGTTGATGCTGCCCCCTTCAAGCAGTGGTACCTCCAGCATTACGGGGTTGAGattggaaggaagaagaaggccCCAACAGCTTCCAAGAAAGACGCAATGGAg GAGGGTGAAGCCGCcgcagaggaagaaaagaagagcaACCACGTAACCAGGAAGCTGGAGAAGCGGCAGCAGGGGCGGAAACTTGATCCCCACATTGAGGATCAATTTGGTGCTGGAAGGTTGTTGGCTTGTATATCTTCTCGTCCCGGTCAATGTGGGAGATCTGATGG GTACATTTTGGAAGGAAAGGAGCTCGAGTTCTACACGAAGAAACTTCAGCGGAAGAAGGGCAAGGGCGCTGCCGCTTGA
- the LOC135639985 gene encoding U-box domain-containing protein 9-like has product MGKSGAAETGVGELKKELRRLVKAIIEGDDGRVEPYEEAAKALEALKDLRFRGSGNSNGNLANQRKAERRQASVAIPEHFLCPISAELMRDPVVLASGQTYDRRFIQEWLSSGNLNCPRTQQVLSDTTLTPNHLVRSMISQWCTEHGVTLPPLDDEQEEGLITRKERNALSRILDKLSLSSSIPDRKQAVRELRLLTKGSRSFRALVGENPGTIPLLLSALSVPGLYSDTAVQGDIVTTVLNLSIHDSNKKIIGDNPQAIPSLIDVLKTGTMETRSNSAAALFSLSALDANKLKIGELGAMKPLVELLEEGSPSAKKDAGSAIFSLCMVHDNRARAVREGVVGVVLTAITHQSLVDESLAILALLSGHQEAVEEIADTSGVPPLLGIIKDSSCARNKENAVVVLFAVCMHDRTKLREVGEEEKSNGSISRLAQNGTSRARRKATGILDKWKRTLHSTHYSY; this is encoded by the exons ATGGGGAAGTCCGGGGCGGCGGAGACGGGGGTGGGGGAGTTGAAGAAGGAGCTGAGGCGGCTGGTGAAGGCGATTATCGAGGGGGATGACGGCAGGGTCGAGCCGTACGAGGAAGCCGCGAAGGCGCTCGAGGCGCTCAAGGACCTTCGGTTTCGCGGGAGTGGGAATTCGAACGGGAACCTGGCGAACCAGAGGAAGGCGGAGAGGAGACAGGCGTCGGTGGCGATTCCGGAGCATTTCTTGTGCCCGATCTCTGCGGAGCTGATGCGGGATCCTGTCGTCCTGGCTTCCGGACAG ACTTACGACAGGCGTTTCATTCAGGAATGGCTCAGTTCTGGGAATCTTAATTGCCCGCGGACGCAGCAGGTCCTCTCCGACACCACCCTCACCCCCAATCACCTCGTCCGTAGCATGATCTCCCAGTGGTGCACCGAGCATGGTGTCACCCTCCCTCCTCTCGACGACGAGCAAGAGGAAGGATTGATCACGCGGAAGGAGCGGAATGCGCTTAGCAGGATCCTCGACAAGCTATCCCTATCCTCCTCTATCCCGGATCGGAAGCAGGCGGTCAGGGAGCTCCGACTCCTTACCAAGGGCAGCAGATCCTTCCGTGCCCTCGTGGGGGAGAACCCCGGTACAATTCCCCTGTTGCTCTCGGCCTTATCTGTGCCTGGATTGTACAGTGACACAGCGGTTCAGGGGGATATCGTGACGACGGTTCTGAACCTTTCGATCCACGACAGCAATAAGAAGATCATCGGCGACAATCCCCAAGCCATTCCCTCGCTCATCGATGTCCTCAAGACTGGAACCATGGAGACCCGTAGCAACTCTGCCGCGGCACTTTTCAGCTTGTCCGCCCTTGATGCTAACAAGCTCAAGATAGGTGAGCTGGGGGCGATGAAGCCCCTCGTCGAGCTGTTAGAGGAAGGCAGCCCGAGCGCCAAGAAGGACGCCGGATCCGCCATTTTCAGTCTGTGCATGGTCCACGACAACAGGGCGAGGGCGGTGAGGGAAGGGGTGGTGGGCGTGGTGTTGACGGCCATCACTCATCAGTCGCTCGTGGATGAGTCACTGGCGATCCTCGCGCTGCTTTCAGGCCACCAAGAGGCAGTCGAGGAGATCGCTGACACCAGTGGTGTTCCTCCCTTGCTCGGCATCATAAAAGACAGCTCCTGTGCGCGGAACAAGGAGAACGCTGTGGTGGTCCTGTTTGCGGTCTGCATGCATGATCGAACGAAGCTGAGGGAGGTTGGGGAGGAGGAGAAATCCAACGGAAGTATTTCTCGGCTGGCCCAGAATGGCACTTCCAGGGCACGGAGAAAGGCTACCGGAATTCTAGACAAATGGAAGCGAACCTTGCACAGCACACACTACTCATATTAG
- the LOC135640758 gene encoding putative lipid-transfer protein DIR1, which produces MARTLHGVAFSLVLLALLSAGGLAAAAESHCKMTEEGLIACLPSMTGASPAKPSPKCCAALGKADLACLCKYEDSPALPQLGINRTFALQLPAKCKLSLPKNCH; this is translated from the coding sequence ATGGCGAGGACGCTCCACGGTGTGGCTTTCTCTCTTGTTCTCCTGGCCCTGCTCTCCGCCGGCGGCCTAGCGGCGGCGGCAGAGAGCCACTGTAAGATGACCGAAGAAGGCCTGATCGCGTGCCTGCCGTCCATGACCGGGGCGTCACCGGCGAAGCCGTCGCCCAAGTGCTGCGCCGCCCTCGGCAAGGCCGACCTGGCATGCCTGTGTAAGTACGAGGACTCGCCGGCGCTGCCGCAGCTGGGGATCAACCGCACGTTCGCCTTGCAGCTCCCAGCCAAATGCAAGCTGAGCTTGCCCAAGAACTGCCACTGA
- the LOC103987131 gene encoding uncharacterized protein LOC103987131, giving the protein MPSCLATHHRWTLRALVAAYLDLALAYIFLCAASLAFFASKFLALIGLPLPCSCDEIHAAPGSHREQRQQGVGCLQLLLAGLFDSVYGNDCRTSSNVNCDSVQLVGAGDDDGGGGDAVCGLLEMGQGEESCGSFSQRPRPHEFDGRESCSDGDADSVDLREKVVFRHGRPLSVLRRRRRDRNNLTIRRNSLPTSPSPSLLLDWKGEVADASPSKVSNHLPQVEGSGHISEALHLSDDQNAFIQEVAFANEFQTEDKGLSDATEGVCEVEKNQSEVIRELKQALEEERSANIALSLELEKERSAAASAADEAMAMILRLQEEKAAIKMEAWQYQRMVEEKSAYDKEEMEILKEIIVQWEKEKLVSDKDAEAYQQMMIGGNGIKKTTDGHLPDATYLIGQNKLASFGSFDDPELMLKEVYESIKKKERVNDEMQCVNEGESLMASVQKSSAEFVKCSSSLEMATDVQYSSSGNPSWCDSLDKYHPGVPDDGNECAVQEKGMVTIEVGPCSLHSHKTRYANESCSPRFNGSQQNDFDDSISQLVDERNSKQDEKVKITVPLDDLCMRHNLNADKESPNSSQLNNEVNVVDVHVINYKVDLAEEGKTKQEYLPQVRYDLGRSHKYGTLNRPSSLGRIDDVTEDSDRGLTQLELNMQRSCLDVTKVGQSTDASIIRASWLDLRRSSMPAVESERFKLENEVELLQKRLKAIEQGREKLSVSLEQREKETYNLRRLEEIAHQLQEIRKATESGNSIYSASLPPSSKGKYP; this is encoded by the exons ATGCCGTCGTGCCTGGCGACCCACCACCGCTGGACCCTGCGCGCCCTGGTGGCCGCCTACCTCGACCTCGCCCTCGCCTATATCTTCCTTTGCGCTGCCTCCCTCGCGTTCTTTGCCTCCAAATTTCTGGCCCTCATCGGTCTACCCCTACCTTGCTCTTGCGACGAAATCCACGCCGCCCCCGGTTCCCaccgggagcagcggcagcagggCGTCGGTTGCCTTCAGCTCTTGCTCGCCGGTCTTTTCGATTCAGTATATGGGAACGATTGCCGCACCTCCAGTAATGTCAACTGCGACAGCGTCCAACTCGTTGGAGCTGGTGATGATGATGGTGGAGGCGGCGACGCAGTCTGCGGGCTGTTGGAGATGGGTCAAGGCGAGGAGTCGTGCGGCTCGTTTTCTCAACGGCCCAGGCCTCATGAGTTTGATGGAAGGGAATCTTGCAGCGACGGAGACGCAGATTCGGTGGATCTTAGGGAGAAGGTGGTCTTCCGCCATGGGCGGCCGCTATCTGTTCTCAGAAGGCGGCGACGGGATAGGAACAATCTCACCATCAGACGTAATTCTTTGCCGACCTCACCGTCTCCATCTCTGCTTTTAGATTGGAAAGGGGAAGTAGCCGATGCCTCTCCCTCGAAGGTCAGCAACCATCTTCCGCAGGTGGAGGGCTCTGGACATATTTCTGAAGCTCTCCATCTTTCAG ATGATCAGAATGCTTTCATACAAGAAGTTGCTTTTGCCAATGAATTTCAAACTGAGGATAAGGGCTTATCTGATGCTACTGAGGGAGTTTGTGAAGTGGAAAAGAATCAATCTGAGGTAATAAGAGAACTGAAACAGGCACTTGAAGAAGAACGATCTGCTAATATTGCCCTTTCTCTTGAATTGGAAAAAGAGAGGAGCGCTGCTGCCAGTGCTGCTGATGAAGCAATGGCAATGATATTGAGGCTCCAGGAGGAGAAGGCTGCTATCAAGATGGAAGCTTGGCAGTACCAGAGGATGGTCGAAGAGAAATCTGCATATGATAAGGAGGAGATGGAGATCCTTAAGGAGATCATTGTGCAGTGGGAAAAAGAGAAACTTGTTTCGGATAAGGATGCTGAAGCATATCAGCAAATGATGATTGGTGGTAATGGTATCAAGAAGACAACAGATGGTCATCTGCCTGATGCAACATACTTGATCGGACAGAACAAACTTGCTTCTTTTGGATCATTTGATGACCCTGAACTTATGCTGAAAGAAGTATACGAATCCATTAAAAAGAAGGAAAGGGTAAATGATGAGATGCAATGTGTCAATGAAGGTGAGTCTTTGATGGCTTCTGTGCAGAAGTCCTCTGCAGAATTTGTCAaatgttcatcatcacttgaaatGGCTACAGATGTACAATATTCAAGCAGTGGTAATCCTAGCTGGTGTGATAGTTTGGATAAGTACCATCCAGGTGTTCCAGACGATGGAAATGAATGCGCTGTGCAAGAGAAGGGCATGGTGACAATAGAAGTTGGTCCATGTTCTCTGCACAGCCATAAGACTAGATATGCGAATGAGTCTTGCTCACCTAGATTTAATGGGTCACagcaaaatgactttgatgattcAATTTCTCAGCTAGTTGATGAAAGAAATAGCAAACAAGACGAGAAAGTTAAGATCACAGTTCCATTGGATGATTTATGTATGAGGCACAACCTAAATGCCGATAAAGAAAGTCCTAACTCATCTCAGTTGAATAATGAAGTGAATGTGGTTGATGTACATGTAATTAATTACAAAGTTGATCTGGCTGAGGAGGGAAAAACAAAACAAGAATATCTTCCTCAGGTGAGATATGATTTGGGCAGATCTCACAAATATGGTACATTAAATAGACCATCTTCATTAGGCAGAATTGACGATGTGACTGAAGATTCAGACAGAGGCTTGACACAATTAGAATTGAACATGCAGAGAAGTTGCTTGGATGTTACCAAAGTGGGTCAATCAACGGATGCTTCAATCATTAGAGCTTCCTGGTTGGATTTAAGGAGGAGTTCAATGCCTGCAGTTGAAAGCGAAAGATTTAAACTTGAAAACGAAGTTGAACTCTTACAGAAAAGGCTAAAAGCAATCGAACAAGGAAGAGAAAAATTGAGCGTTTCACTGGAACAGAGGGAAAAGGAAACCTACAATCTACGACGCCTGGAGGAAATAGCGCATCAACTTCAAGAAATCAGAAAAGCAACAGAATCTGGAAATAGCATCTATAGTGCTTCTTTACCTCCGTCTTCTAAG GGAAAATATCCATAG
- the LOC135640032 gene encoding uncharacterized protein LOC135640032 isoform X2 — protein MAVLRHSAAFPFLLLLALLICIPALVSGVWLNDGGGGVEEEGEQFSEELFLKPLPDRKVLAHFHFQTTAPSSAANGRHHHLFPKAIAQLVQKFQIKELELSFTQGRWNYESWGGSDPISSTNAKPPGVELWALFDLPVMEIDATWKDLTHALSGLFCASINFLESSTSYFAPSWAFRSNVSNLRYGALPREAVCTENLTPWLKLLPCRDKAGLASLLDRPSIYKGYYHSQRLQLTSTKSTGIVLKQTLTVVLKPDVQRNSAHSSLDKSIQPSWSVSSMFKKNVTGLCVPAKTSRIFFELETNMVVELEKLEYGDSWSNSIFDLSPNPVRVFKELNPLPGQSNSIIYEYINYSEHEPLDLGMKWKLPFIWSCSQAPFHVSRFLMGSGNERGSIAISLQSTESNKEFLAKSHGCNVQVLIFQVVPWYVKVYYHTLQVFIDGKPQSVSDVIEKIQVSPSEDKLFPGTLELMLRYPCSVQSVALTLDFDKGFLHIDEYPPDANQGFDIPSALVTFPNFHSSRSYVEDNFSINSPLLLKFQEKNVVRSYTEALLVPLTTPDFSMPYNVITFTCTVLALFFGSLLNVLRRRVGEEERLLNSKDTTRIRLIPLLLSKFSSKLKGRTDGTPKSSSLLGSKFLLILVAVLAVLWHYISN, from the exons ATGGCAGTGCTCCGCCACTCCGCCGCCTTtccgtttctcctcctcctcgccctcctcatCTGCATCCCTGCGCTAGTCTCTGGCGTCTGGCTAAACGATGGCGGCGGAGGcgtagaagaagaaggggagcagTTTTCAGAGGAGCTCTTCTTGAAGCCCTTGCCCGATCGGAAAGTCCTCGCCCACTTCCATTTTCAGACCACCGCCCCTTCCTCTGCCGCCAATGGTCGCCATCACCATCTCTTCCCCAAGGCCATCGCGCAGCTG GTCCAGAAATTCCAAATTAAGGAACTGGAATTGTCCTTCACACAAGGACGCTGGAACTATGAGAGCTGGGGTGGATCTGATCCAATATCTAGCACCAATGCCAAACCCCCTGGGGTTGAGTTGTGGGCTCTCTTTGATCTTCCTGTTATGGAAATTGATGCCACTTGGAAGGATCTTACACATGCCCTCTCAGGCCTATTTTGTGCTTCGATCAACTTTCTCGAGTCCTCTACTTCCTACTTTGCTCCAAGTTGGGCATTTCGGTCAAATGTCAGCAACTTGAGATATGGTGCACTACCCCGTGAGGCAGTTTGTACGGAAAATCTCACTCCCTGGTTAAAGCTTCTTCCTTGTCGTGACAAGGCTGGGCTAGCTTCCTTACTGGACAGGCCTTCTATATATAAAGGATATTATCATTCTCAAAGATTGCAGTTAACCTCAACTAAATCAACTGGTATAGTTCTCAAACAGACACTTACTGTTGTGCTCAAACCTGATGTTCAAAGGAATTCTGCACATTCTTCATTGGATAAATCCATTCAGCCTAGTTGGTCTGTTAGTTCAATGTTCAAGAAGAATGTTACTGGACTTTGTGTTCCTGCTAAAACTAGCAGAATTTTCTTTGAACTTGAGACAAATATGGTTGTTGAACTTGAGAAGCTGGAATATGGAGATTCTTGGAGTAACTCAATATTTGATTTGTCTCCAAATCCGGTTAGGGTGTTTAAAGAGTTGAATCCTTTGCCAGGTCAAAGTAATTCCATTATTTATGAATACATTAACTACAGTGAGCATGAGCCTTTGGATTTGGGTATGAAGTGGAAGCTTCCTTTTATATGGTCTTGCTCTCAAGCACCATTTCATGTAAGCAGGTTTCTCATGGGAAGTGGAAATGAAAGAGGCTCTATAGCTATATCATTGCAATCTACCGAGTCAAACAAAGAGTTCCTTGCCAAATCACATGGGTGCAATGTGCAGGTTCTTATTTTTCAGGTTGTTCCCTGGTATGTAAAGGTTTATTATCATACACTACAAGTATTCATAGATGGAAAGCCTCAGAGTGTCTCAGATGTGATTGAGAAGATTCAAGTCAGCCCCTCAGAAGACAAACTGTTTCCTGGAACATTGGAACTGATGCTTAGGTATCCTTGCAGTGTGCAATCAGTTGCATTGACTTTAGATTTTGACAAG GGGTTCTTACACATTGATGAATATCCACCGGATGCTAACCAAGGCTTCGATATTCCATCAGCTCTAGTTACCTTTCCCAACTTCCATTCAAGCAGAAGCTATGTTGAAGATAACTTCTCGATAAATTCTCCGCTACTACTAAAATTTCAG GAAAAGAATGTTGTACGGTCATACACAGAAGCACTGCTCGTGCCCTTGACAACACCTGATTTTAGCATGCCATACAATGTCATCACCTTCACTTGCACTGTTTTAGCATTGTTTTTTGGATCGTTACTTAATGTCTTGCGGCGAAGAGTTGGAGAGGAAGAAAGACTCTTGAACAGCAAAG ACACCACTAGGATTCGGCTGATTCCTTTACTGCTGTCCAAGTTTTCCTCCAAGCTAAAGGGAAGGACGGATGGGACACCCAAGTCATCATCTTTATTAGGATCAAAGTTTTTACTCATACTTGTGGCTGTATTAGCTGTTCTTTGGCATTATATCTCAAACTGA
- the LOC135640032 gene encoding uncharacterized protein LOC135640032 isoform X1, giving the protein MAVLRHSAAFPFLLLLALLICIPALVSGVWLNDGGGGVEEEGEQFSEELFLKPLPDRKVLAHFHFQTTAPSSAANGRHHHLFPKAIAQLVQKFQIKELELSFTQGRWNYESWGGSDPISSTNAKPPGVELWALFDLPVMEIDATWKDLTHALSGLFCASINFLESSTSYFAPSWAFRSNVSNLRYGALPREAVCTENLTPWLKLLPCRDKAGLASLLDRPSIYKGYYHSQRLQLTSTKSTGIVLKQTLTVVLKPDVQRNSAHSSLDKSIQPSWSVSSMFKKNVTGLCVPAKTSRIFFELETNMVVELEKLEYGDSWSNSIFDLSPNPVRVFKELNPLPGQSNSIIYEYINYSEHEPLDLGMKWKLPFIWSCSQAPFHVSRFLMGSGNERGSIAISLQSTESNKEFLAKSHGCNVQVLIFQVVPWYVKVYYHTLQVFIDGKPQSVSDVIEKIQVSPSEDKLFPGTLELMLRYPCSVQSVALTLDFDKGFLHIDEYPPDANQGFDIPSALVTFPNFHSSRSYVEDNFSINSPLLLKFQEKNVVRSYTEALLVPLTTPDFSMPYNVITFTCTVLALFFGSLLNVLRRRVGEEERLLNSKGNTTRIRLIPLLLSKFSSKLKGRTDGTPKSSSLLGSKFLLILVAVLAVLWHYISN; this is encoded by the exons ATGGCAGTGCTCCGCCACTCCGCCGCCTTtccgtttctcctcctcctcgccctcctcatCTGCATCCCTGCGCTAGTCTCTGGCGTCTGGCTAAACGATGGCGGCGGAGGcgtagaagaagaaggggagcagTTTTCAGAGGAGCTCTTCTTGAAGCCCTTGCCCGATCGGAAAGTCCTCGCCCACTTCCATTTTCAGACCACCGCCCCTTCCTCTGCCGCCAATGGTCGCCATCACCATCTCTTCCCCAAGGCCATCGCGCAGCTG GTCCAGAAATTCCAAATTAAGGAACTGGAATTGTCCTTCACACAAGGACGCTGGAACTATGAGAGCTGGGGTGGATCTGATCCAATATCTAGCACCAATGCCAAACCCCCTGGGGTTGAGTTGTGGGCTCTCTTTGATCTTCCTGTTATGGAAATTGATGCCACTTGGAAGGATCTTACACATGCCCTCTCAGGCCTATTTTGTGCTTCGATCAACTTTCTCGAGTCCTCTACTTCCTACTTTGCTCCAAGTTGGGCATTTCGGTCAAATGTCAGCAACTTGAGATATGGTGCACTACCCCGTGAGGCAGTTTGTACGGAAAATCTCACTCCCTGGTTAAAGCTTCTTCCTTGTCGTGACAAGGCTGGGCTAGCTTCCTTACTGGACAGGCCTTCTATATATAAAGGATATTATCATTCTCAAAGATTGCAGTTAACCTCAACTAAATCAACTGGTATAGTTCTCAAACAGACACTTACTGTTGTGCTCAAACCTGATGTTCAAAGGAATTCTGCACATTCTTCATTGGATAAATCCATTCAGCCTAGTTGGTCTGTTAGTTCAATGTTCAAGAAGAATGTTACTGGACTTTGTGTTCCTGCTAAAACTAGCAGAATTTTCTTTGAACTTGAGACAAATATGGTTGTTGAACTTGAGAAGCTGGAATATGGAGATTCTTGGAGTAACTCAATATTTGATTTGTCTCCAAATCCGGTTAGGGTGTTTAAAGAGTTGAATCCTTTGCCAGGTCAAAGTAATTCCATTATTTATGAATACATTAACTACAGTGAGCATGAGCCTTTGGATTTGGGTATGAAGTGGAAGCTTCCTTTTATATGGTCTTGCTCTCAAGCACCATTTCATGTAAGCAGGTTTCTCATGGGAAGTGGAAATGAAAGAGGCTCTATAGCTATATCATTGCAATCTACCGAGTCAAACAAAGAGTTCCTTGCCAAATCACATGGGTGCAATGTGCAGGTTCTTATTTTTCAGGTTGTTCCCTGGTATGTAAAGGTTTATTATCATACACTACAAGTATTCATAGATGGAAAGCCTCAGAGTGTCTCAGATGTGATTGAGAAGATTCAAGTCAGCCCCTCAGAAGACAAACTGTTTCCTGGAACATTGGAACTGATGCTTAGGTATCCTTGCAGTGTGCAATCAGTTGCATTGACTTTAGATTTTGACAAG GGGTTCTTACACATTGATGAATATCCACCGGATGCTAACCAAGGCTTCGATATTCCATCAGCTCTAGTTACCTTTCCCAACTTCCATTCAAGCAGAAGCTATGTTGAAGATAACTTCTCGATAAATTCTCCGCTACTACTAAAATTTCAG GAAAAGAATGTTGTACGGTCATACACAGAAGCACTGCTCGTGCCCTTGACAACACCTGATTTTAGCATGCCATACAATGTCATCACCTTCACTTGCACTGTTTTAGCATTGTTTTTTGGATCGTTACTTAATGTCTTGCGGCGAAGAGTTGGAGAGGAAGAAAGACTCTTGAACAGCAAAGGTA ACACCACTAGGATTCGGCTGATTCCTTTACTGCTGTCCAAGTTTTCCTCCAAGCTAAAGGGAAGGACGGATGGGACACCCAAGTCATCATCTTTATTAGGATCAAAGTTTTTACTCATACTTGTGGCTGTATTAGCTGTTCTTTGGCATTATATCTCAAACTGA
- the LOC103988264 gene encoding phosphatidylinositol/phosphatidylcholine transfer protein SFH9, with product MISSFSRTGASEGARRRGKWKKADPQAVATVAEDRMDASEEEAIVEAFRKVLIDRNLLPPCHDDYHTMLRFLKARGLNIEKATRMWSEMLQWRKDFGADTILQDFVYDELEKVLQYYPHGFHGVDKDGRPIYIERLGKVDPNKLLSVTTVERFVRYHVQGIEKVLTEKYPACSVAAKRHVDTMTTVLDAQGVNWMSVGKLARDVVLRIQKVDSDNYPEILHKLFIVNAGSGCRLLWNTIKGIIDPRTSAKIVVLGDTYQNTLLESIEMSQLPAFLGGSCTCSNEGGCLTSNKGPWSDPQIISSVQSERASSKVGGNLLGEKKLNRQVAMFKKGTIQVKSDTKDAVSPIQPIPQPDMPTTPAYENSTQITTDENMPSNSPTSQTKLCDQLGGGLVDDSTRGNSLSKLLMLVIGAVGKFITKVLAVLYLFFGLKNDAIDLVKVKSSDHHGLDPTNANSMNHLARHDVTESPVLPCLERLQMLEELVTELNEKPERVPQEKDNMILDSLNHIQPIEHDLQKTNNVVQVTSQKQVEMKDSLQNLRGAA from the exons ATGATCTCTTCTTTCTCCAGGACCGGTGCCTCCGAAGGCGCGAGGAGGAGGGGCAAATGGAAGAAGGCCGACCCGCAGGCCGTGGCCACGGTCGCGGAGGATCGGATGGATGCCTCGGAGGAGGAGGCGATCGTGGAGGCCTTCCGAAAGGTCTTGATCGATCGGAATCTGCTACCGCCTTGTCATGACGACTACCACACCATGTTGCG ATTTTTGAAGGCACGTGGGCTCAATATTGAGAAAGCGACCCGAATGTGGTCAGAGATGCTCCAGTGGAGGAAGGACTTCGGTGCTGATACTATCCTGCAA GACTTTGTGTATGATGAACTGGAAAAAGTTCTTCAGTATTATCCACATGGTTTTCATGGTGTGGACAAAGATGGAAGACCTATTTATATAGAAAGACTTGGGAAAGTCGACCCCAACAAACTTCTTAGTGTTACTACAGTTGAAAGATTTGTGAGGTACCATGTTCAGGGGATAGAGAAGGTACTTACTGAGAAATACCCAGCATGCTCTGTTGCAGCCAAAAGACATGTTGATACTATGACAACAGTTTTAGATGCACAAGGAGTG AACTGGATGAGTGTTGGCAAATTAGCTCGTGATGTTGTTCTTCGAATCCAGAAAGTTGATAGTGATAATTACCCTGAG ATATTGCATAAGCTGTTTATTGTAAATGCTGGAAGTGGTTGCAGATTACTTTGGAACACTATAAAAGGCATAATTGATCCAAGGACATCAGCTAAGATAGtg GTATTAGGAGATACATATCAGAATACTTTACTTGAATCAATTGAGATGAG tcAACTTCCTGCTTTTCTTGGTGGCTCTTGCACTTGTTCTAATGAGGGTGGATGTCTTACATCCAATAAAGGACCATGGAGTGACCCCCAGATAATAAGT TCAGTTCAATCTGAAAGGGCAAGCTCAAAGGTTGGAGGGAATTTATTGGGTGAAAAGAAATTGAATCGCCAG GTTGCAATGTTCAAAAAAGGTACCATTCAGGTGAAGTCAGATACCAAAGATGCAGTATCTCCTATTCAACCAATTCCACAGCCTGACATGCCGACAACTCCAGCATATGAAAAT AGTACTCAAATCACAACAGATGAAAACATGCCTTCAAACAGCCCAACTAGTCAAACCAAACTTTGTGATCAACTTGGAG GTGGTCTGGTTGATGATTCCACCCGAGGGAACTCATTATCCAAGTTGCTTATGCTAGTGATAGGTGCTGTCGGAAAGTTCATCACGAAAGTGCTAgctgttttatatttattttttggacTGAAAAATGATGCCATCGATCTGGTTAAAGTGAAGTCTTCAGATCATCATGGACTTGATCCGACAAACGCAAATTCCATGAACCACCTCGCCAGACATGATGTCACAGAATCACCTGTCCTACCATGCTTGGAGAGGCTGCAGATGTTAGAAGAACTGGTAACTGAGTTAAACGAGAAACCTGAGAGGGTTCCTCAAGAAAAAGACAACATGATTCTAGATTCACTAAATCACATTCAGCCTATAGAGCATGACCTACAGAAGACAAATAAT GTTGTGCAAGTGACCTCACAAAAGCAAGTTGAAATGAAAGATTCGTTGCAGAATTTGAGAGGGGCTGCCTAA